AGTGGCCCGGATGGCTCCGGGAGGGAGCGGGGGCTCTTCCCCCGGCTTCAGCTGGCCCCGTTCCTTCTTGATCTCAGGCAGTTTTTCCAGAAGCCTGCCGCACATCTTTCCTTCAAAGCTGTCCGGGAGAAGCGCGACGGCTTCTTTAAGGGGCTGTTCCAGTTCATTCACCCTGTTTTGCTGCATGAGCAGGTTCACCTTTTGCATGAGGACGGCCTGTTTGACTTCCGGCAGGAGCCCGTCCTTCTTCAGGTAGCCGTCCATAAGGGAAAGGGCTTCGTCAGGCTTTTGTTCCGCCAGGATGTGGACGTTTTTCTGACGGAACGTATCGGCCAGCTCTTCTCTCTGGGTATGGAGCAGTTCTTTCCTGTTCAGTTCCGCGCGGATGCCGGAAGCATCCTCCGGGTCCAGTTTGGCCAGTTCTTCCAGGGACGGCTTGTAGAAAGCGGGGATGCTGGACTGGGGAACCGTCTTCAGCAATTGGACCAGGGCGTCCCGGCGCTGCTCGTCCGTGAGGCTGCCCGCCAGCTTGTTTGTCAGGGCCTGCTGGGTTTTTAGAGCTTCCGCCGCCTTGGCCGCATCTTTCATGACCTGGTCCGGGTTGGCATAGCCTACGACGGTGTGGACGGGGCGTCCCTGGGCGTCTGTGTAGACCAGCGTGGGGAACCCGGTGATGCCGTAGGATTTCTTGTAGGTTTCCAGCATGGCCTTGGTCTGTTCGTCCTGCTGCTTTTTACGCGGGAAATCCAGTTCCACGGGAATAAAGGCGGCGGTGATGCCTTCCTGCACCTTGGGGAGGGAAAGGGCCTGCTTCTTTTGCATGATGCAGGCGCCGCACCAGTCGGAACCGGTGAATTCCAGCATAACGCCCTTCTTCTGGGCCGCGGCCTGCTGCATGGCTTCCGCAGGATTGGTGCTCCACGCTTCGGAAGCTCCGGCAATTCCGGCAACGAGCGCGGCCACGACGGGGATGATGATTGTTTTCATGATTTGGAGATAAATCAGTTACATGGGGGGTAGCGGAGAATGGGCAGGAGGCACCCACATGCCGCCGGAAGAGGAGGAGTCCGAATCTCCCGTATGGGTGGGCGTTTCAATCTGCGGCTTGCCGGAGGGCGGATCCAGGTCTTCCACCACCACTTTCTTCTTGGCGGGCTGGGGAGCCGGGGCGGGAGCGGGAGCCGGGACGGGAGCCCGGCGGATGACGGGGGCCTGAAAGGAGGCGTCCGTCTGGTTCATGGCCGTAATGTTCAGCGGGTCGCCGTAAGCCAGCATTTCCCGGATATCGTCCGGAAGGTCTCCGGCGGGAATGGAAGTGCTGCCCTGCTCGTGCATGATGCGCACAAACTCGTTCTCCACGCGGGTGATTTCCACGTTCAGGTAGGTCTTTCCGGAATGGGCCGTTCTGAGGATGTCAAACTTGCGGCCGCGGGCCTTCGCGCGGGCATCCTGGCGGTATCGTTCAAAGTAGGAGCGGATTTCCCCCCGGATGCCGGCCACGCGCATTTTTTCCTTCTCAATGGACTTCTGCGTCTCATCCAGGTCGGTCGCCGTGTTTTCAAAAATGTCCAGCAGGCTGAGAAGCTGTTCCTTGGGAGCAGTCTTGTTCCGTAATTCCCTGAACTGTTCCTGCTTTTTCAGGAGGGCGGCATGGTTGGCTTCCAGCGCTTCCCGGGCGTCCCTCACCGGATCGGGAAGCTGGGAAAATTTTTCATAAACGATGTATCCGGCCCCGATGACGATGATGCCGAACAGTCCCAGGCACAGGTTCCAGAACAGGGCGTCCCCCCTGGCTTTCTTCTGCGCCTCCTCCTGCTGGGCTGATTCCTCTTCCGCGGCGTGTTCGGAGACGACGTCCATGGATGTTTTCAGGCGTTTTTTAGGGGCGGAAGAGCCGTCCTTGTTTTCTCCGTCGCCGTTCCTGTCCTCCCTGGGGGCGAAGCGGGTTTCATCTTCGGAAGGCGGGAGCGTTTCGCCGGACGGCTGTTGCGGGGAAGGTGAGTCAGTCATGGGATGGGTCAGGGGAGTGGGATTAGTCTACCGGGTGGGACTGCTTGAATTCCGCCAGTTTGGCGGCATACGCGTTGTACTGGTATTGCAGGGCGTGAAACTCCTGCTTGCGCTGCGCCAGCGTCTTGCGCATGTCTTCAATGTCAAAGCACAGGTGCTCGAAGTCGCGCCGCTTGGACGGCAGGACGTCAATATCCTTCACCGTGAAGGGAGTGGCGATTTTGCCCGGATTGGAAAGGCGCTTTTGAAGATTGTAATTCACGCGCGCGTCATGGGATTCCGCCTGGCTGATCTCCTGGTCAAGCTGGGCCAGGGCGTCCTTCGTCTGCTGGAGCTGGGCCTGGAGCTGCTGGTGTTCCGAAGAGGAATTGCCCGTAATGAAGGAGGTCAGGGCTTCATTCGTGCCGCTGTCGCATGAGGTAAGGGCCAGCGCAAGGGCCAGCGCCGGACAGGTACGCCTGGTAAATCGCACGATGTTGAACATGCCGGGGATTATGAACATTAACGGGGGGGAAAGTCAAACTGTTCATGCGCCCTGCCGAACAATGATTTTTCTCGCATAAAACGCGCATGCGGCTACAATGCCCGCGGCATGATGCAATTATCGGAGATCGGAGGCCACCTGACGGCCAGAACGGGTATTGACGATTTGATGGAGGATTTATTCAAGGCCCTCCATTCGGGGGATGCCGGCCTGTGCCAGCTGAACGGCGGCAGTCCCGCCGTCATTCCGGAGGTAACGGAACTCTGGCGCCGCAGCATGGCGGAGCTGGTGCGGAATGGAAAATTTGACGTGCTCGTAGGGCATTACGCCCATCCGGGCGGGGACCCCGGCTTCATCCGCGCCCTGGTCCGTTTCCTCAATGAACGCTGCGGCTGGAACCTGAAGCCGGAGAACGTGGCGATCACCCAGGGTGGCCAGATGGCCTGCTTCACGCTCTTCAACATGCTCGCGGGTCCCTGCAAGGACGGCTGCGTGCGTGAAATCCTCTTCCCCCTGTGCCCGGATTATGTGGGCTACCAGTCCCAGTCCCTGTGCGGCGGCGTGATGTTCCGGGGCATCCGGCCCGGCATCCGCATGCTGGACGGCCATACGTTCAAGTACGTGATTGACTTTGACCGCCTGGACATCCGCCCGGAAACGGCCGCCATCTGCATGTCCCGCCCCACCAACCCCACCGGCAACGTGGTGACGGATGAAGAGCTGGACCGCCTGCGGGAAATGGCCGCCCGCGCCGGGGTGCCCCTGATGATTGACAACGCGTACGGACCGCCGCTGCCCAACATCTGCTTTGTGCCCGTAAATCCGGCGTGGGACGAAAACATGATCCTGACCATGAGCCTGTCCAAGATCGGATTGCCCGGCACGCGCACCGGAATTGTCATTGCGCGTCCGGACATCATCCGGGCGGTGGTCAGCATGGTCACCACCTCCTCCCTGTGCCCGAACAACCTGGGCCAGGCGCTGGTAACCCCTTATCTGGAAGACGGCACGCTGGAACGCGTGTGCCGTGAAACCCTCACGCCGTTCTACCGCCGCCAGGCGGAATTCGCCCTCTCCCTGCTGCCTGAACTCTTTGGAGAATCCATCCCGTGGCGCGTCCACAAGAGTGAAGGAGCCATGTTCCTGTGGCTCTGGTTTGAGGGGCTGCCCATCACGTGCCAGGAACTCTATGAACGGTGCAAGGCGCGCGGCTGCTTTGTGAATCCGGGCCATCACTTTTTCTTTGCCCTTCCGGAGGAAGGTGAACCCTGGCCGCACCGGCATGAATGCATCCGCATCAGCTTCACCCAGGCGGAGGACCTGTTGCGCAAGGGCCTCTCCATCGTGGCTGACGAGGTGAAAAAAGCCTACTCCCATTCTTAATCCCAATCTGAACCGTATCCATGAACAGCATGACCGGCTTTGGTAGAGCCGTTGCCCAGACAGACCGTTACAACATTCTTGTTGAAATCTCCGGAGTAAACCGCAAGCAGACGGAAATTGCCGTTAACGTGCCCCGCAGCTATGCGGAATGGGATGCCTCCGTGCGCTCCATCGTTCAGGGGGCCGTTTCCCGCGGCCGCGTGGGCGTTTCCGTCTCCGTGGAACGGCTGGAGGAAGCGGACGGCTCCCTCCAGCTTGATGAAAAAAAACTGGCCTCCCTGGCAGGGTTGCTGAACCGCGCGGCTGACCTGGCCGGGCAGCCCATGCCCCTTCAGGCGTCCGACCTGCTGAGGCTGGAAATCATCACCTCCGCAGCGGAAACTGCCCTGTCTCCGGAAGAAGCCTGGCCGGTGGTGGAAGAGGCCCTCAAGGGTGCCTTGAAAGACTTCATCGCCATGCGCGCGGCGGAAGGCGCCAACCTGAAAACGGATGTGCTGGGCAAGCTGGACACGCTGGAACAATTCCGTCTCAAGATTGCGGAACACGCCCCGTCCGTCCCCGCAAGACTGCGTGAAGCCATGCTCAAGCGCCTGGCGGATGCCGACCTGTCCGTCTCTGCGGACGATGAACGCATCATCCGGGAGGTGGCCCTGTTTGCGGACAAGTGCGACATTTCCGAGGAAATCACGCGTCTTTCCTCCCACTTTGACCAGTTCCGCACCCTGTGCGCGTCCTCCGCTCCCGCGGGCAGGCCCCTGGACTTCCTCTGCCAGGAAATCTTCCGGGAATTCAATACCATCGGTTCCAAGGCGAATGACTCCACGCTGTCCCATCTGGTGGTTTCCGCCAAGACGGAGCTGGAAAAAATCAGGGAACAGGTTCAGAACATCGAATGACAGCCATGAAACAGCCATTGGGATCTTTGCTGGTAGTATCCGGACCGTCCGGTTCCGGAAAAACGACCCTGTGCCGCCGCGCGACGGAAGACGGGCTGTGCGTGTACAGCATCTCCTGCACCACGCGCCAGCCCCGGCAGGGTGAGGCGGACGGGGTGGACTACCACTTCCTGACTCCTGAAGAATTCACGGACAGGGTGCAGAAAGGGCATTTTCTGGAACATGCGGAGGTGCACGGCAACCATTACGGGACGTTGAAGGCGGACATCCTGAACCTTCTGGAGCAGGGTAAAAGCGTGGTGATGGACATTGACGTTCAGGGGGCGGAGCAGATCCGCGCCTGCGTGGACGGCATTCTTCCCAAATGCTATACGGACGTTTATATCTACGTGCCGCAGGAGGAGCTGAGAAACCGCCTCTGCGGCCGCCAGACGGATGAAGACGAGGTGATCTCCCTGCGCCTGCGCAATGCCGCGCAGGAAGACGCCTGCCTGCCGCGGTACCAGTATTGCCTGGTTTCCTCCGACCGGGAAACGGATTACGCCGCCTTTGCCGCCCTGCTCAAGTGCCAGTCCATGCGCGTGGCGCTGATGCGGGAGTAAGGCTTCCGGGTGCTGGATTCCCGAAATCCCGTGTGCCTTTTTTCTCCGCTTCCCGGTTGTTCTGGAAAGATTGGACGGGATGCTTTCTCCTTGTTCTGCGGTCAGGGTCCCATGACCCGGAAAAACCGGTTCGTCCGTTTCCTCATCCATAAAAAAGCCAGGGGTGCTTTCCCTGGCTTTTTTCCAGAAAACACGCGCCTCTATTTAAGAGGGTACAACCAGCCGACGGTGCAGGTGAAGATGATCCACAGGAGGATGTTGAGGGGGAGGCCCACCTTGACGAAGTCCTTGAATTTGTAACCGCCGGCATTGTAGACGTAGGTATTGGTCTGGTAGCCGATGGGGGTGGAGAAGCTGGCGCTGGCGCCGAACATGACGGCCAGGATGAAGGGGATGGGGTTGGCGTCAAATTGCAGGGCCATTTCATAGGCCAGCGGCCCCATGACGGCGGCCACGGCGTTGTTGGAGATCATTTCCGTCATGATGGAGCAGATCAGGTACAGGCCGGAGATGGCCACCAGGCACCCCATGGGCCCTATGTTGTCCACCACGCCGAAGGCAATGGCCTTGGCGAGCCCGGTTTTGCTCATGGCGTCCCCTACGCAGAGCATGCCCAGAATCAGGAAGATGATGCCCCAGTCCACCGCCTGGTATGCTTCCTTGGGTTTGATGCAGCCGGAGATGACGACGATCAGGGCGCCGATGAACGCCAGGTAGAAGGGGTTGAAGCGGGCGAAGAATTTGAAGAAGTCCCCGTATTGTTCAAAGGAACCCAGCAGGCCGATGAGGATGAACAGCCCCATGGCGAAGATGGCCCAGCCCTGCTTGCTGCGGTTGTGCGCATCCGCGGGGCGCTGGCTCAGGGGGATGATGCGCTGCTTGGTCAGGATGCGGTTCATGCCTTCCTGCGGCCCTTCCAGCAGCAGGGTGTCCCCGGCGGCCAGCTTGGTGTCCGGTCCCATGTCCGTGATGTTCCTGCCCTGCCTGTGGATGGCGAGCACGAAGATGTTGAACCGCTGGCGCAATTTGAGCTCGGACAGGGAGAGTCCGGCGAATTCCGAGTTGTTGGCGATCATGCCTTCCACGATTTGCACGTCGCGCTGTTCCAGGGTTTCCAGGCCGCGGCTGTCGTCCCAGCCCAGGTCCACGCCCTTGGCCTCCCGGACCTGGTTGACTTTCCTGGCGTTGCACAGGAAGAGGATGCGGTCGCCTTCCTCCAGGTTGATGTGCTGTAGTTCCTCCTGCATGGAGAAGCCCTTGCGGCGCACTTCCACGATTTTGGTGCCCAGCAGTTCGGACTGCATCAGGCTGACGGGAGTGGTGCCGATGTGGGGGGAGCCTGAGGGGATTCTGACCTGGAGCAGGAAGTCCCGCTGGATGCCGCCCGGCAGCATGGTGGACAGGGTGGGGCGGGTGGGCAGCCATTTGCGGCCCACCGTCCAGAGGTAGAGCAGCCCCGCCGCAGCATAAAGCAGCCCCATGGGCGTCACCGTGAACATCTGGATGCCTTCATAGCCCAGTTTCTGTACCTGGCCCAGCACCACGACGTTGGTGGAGGTGCCCACCACGGAGCAGGTGCCACCCAGGATGGTGGCGTAGGAGAGGGGGATGAGCAGCTTGGAGGCCGCGATGTTGTGGTCCCGGCAGAAGGCCAGGACAATGGGCATCAGGATGACGACCACGGGCGTGTTGTTGACGAAGGGGGAGACCATGAACGCCCCCAGCGTGATGACCAGCAGGGCGGTCAGTTCCCTGCCTTTGGCTACCTTGTTGAAGAGTTTGGAGAGGTCTCCAATGAGCCCCGTTCTTTCCAGGGAGGCGCTCAGGATGAACATGCATACCACGGTCAGCGGGCCGCTGTTGGCAAAGCTGGACAGAACGTCGCTGGTACTCAGGATGCCCGTAAGCATGAGCACGGCGGTTCCGGCCAGGGCGGTTATTTCCACGGGCATCCATTCCTTGATGAAGCAGATGAAGAGGAGGAGCAGCAGAATGCCCACAATCCATTGCTGGGTGGCTGCCGTCTCCATCCAGCCCATGACGGCGGCGGAGTTGAAGTTGAAGAGGGAAGGCATGTAGTGAAAGGTGAATTTACCGGGAGAGGGCCCAACTCTCCTACTTTCCCGGCCCCTTTCTGTCAAGCCGCAATAATTTTCCGGAAAGGGTTTGAAAAGGCGCCTGCGCTTTTTTATGGTGGAATGCGCCGCATGGAATCCCCCATAGTAACAAGGTTTGCCCCCAGCCCTACGGGGCGTCTCCATCTGGGGCATGCCCTGGCCGCGTGGGAGGCCCGTTCCCTGGCGGACCGTTTTTCCGGAAGGTGCGTGCTGAGGATGGAGGATATTGACCAGACGCGGTGCCGTCCCGGTTTTGTGGAGGGGATTCTGGAAGACCTGGATTGGCTGGGCATCCGTTTTGACGGCCCCATGATGATCCAGTCCTCCCGCTTCATCGCTTATGAAAACGCCCTCCAGGTGCTGAAGGACCGCGGGGTGCTTTATCCCTGTTTCTGCACGCGCCGGGAGATTGCGGAAGAAGTGGCCGCCATGGGCGGCGCGCCGCAGGGGGGGCAGGTGGATATTTATCCGGGAATCTGCCGCCAGCTTGACAAGGGGCGCAGGAAGGAGCTTCTCAAGTCCGGCAGGCCCTTTTCATGGCGGCTGGACTGCCGCGCCGCCGCGCGTATTACGGGACCTCTGTTGTGGAGGGACATGCGGTTCGGCGGCCAGGTTTGCCGCCCGGAGGAGCTGGGGGACGTGATTCTGGGGCGCAAGGATTGCCCGGCCAGCTACCACATTGCCGTGGTGGTGGATGATGCGGCCCAGGGGGTCACCCATGTGAGCCGGGGGGAGGATTTGCTCCCCGTTACCGGTATTCACCGTACGCTCCAGGCCCTGCTGGGGCTCCCCGTGCCGCAGTGGTACCATCACCGGCTGGTGAAGGATGCCGCCGGAAAGAGGCTTGCCAAGAGAGACCGGAGCCTGAGCCTTCAGGAGATGCGCGCCGCGGGCATGAAGCCGGAGGACGTGTTCCGCCTGATGCGGGAGAGCTGAGAATGCCGCCGCGTTTCCTTTGCCGGGCGCCGTGTTCCGGAGGGGGAGTCAGGCGCGGGATTCCGGACGCGGTTTTCCCGCAACGGGGCGTATTCCGCCTTTTCCCATGCAGAGAAGGCACGCCCAGGCCGCCGCAAGGGTAAGCAGGAGAAGCGCGCAGAAAGAAACCAGCAGGTTCAGGTGCCCCAGCGGAATGATCCATGCGGGCGGCATGAGTCCCATGCCGGCCAGTACCTCCGGCAGCCACGCAAAGGCGCTCTGGGAAAGCAGAAGGACAGCCGTGAAGGCCAACCCTGCGGCCAGGGAGAGCCGTACCGCCGGAAGAACGGGGCCCAGCGTTTCCCGGACGTTTTTTCCCATGGCCCGGATGGTTCCGGCAAGCAGGGTTGTGAAAAACAACGGGGCCAGCAGGGCTGCGGAGGGCAGGCTGTTCCAATAGCTCCATGCGCACAGGGGAGAGGCGGCCGCCAGGATGCCGGCGCTTTTAACCAGAAGGCCCCGGTGCGGCGGGGCGGATGCCGCGGCGTGGTTCATCTCCGTTTAATCAGGCCAGACGTTGCCGGGCGTGCTGCCCTGCGTGATGACTACTTCCTGGCCTATTTTCAAGGTAAAGGTGGGCGTTACTTCCTGCTGGACTTCCACCAGCTCGTTCGTGTCCTTGAGCTTGACGCGCACGCGGATCATTTTGGTTGCTTCCACCCTGCCGTCCACGATGGAGCCGGTGGCGGACGCCAGTTTGGAGGTGCCCATGCCGATGATGCCGGGCGTCATGGCTTCCGCCGCCGTGCCCGCCATGTTGGCGAAGGTGCCGTCATCAGCGGAGGTCAGCACGTTGATTTCCTTGATGCGGACCACGTTGCCCAGCTTGATTGTCGTCACCTTGCCGGTGGCGATTTCCAGGGTGCTTTTTTGAGTGCAGGAGAAGAAGACGGGCAGAATGAGAAAAACGGGAATGAATTTTAGCAGATTCATGAATACACAGGTTACTACGTTGGAAAAAGGGAGGCTTTTTCAGTGCGGGGGCAGAATTGTGTATGTAGCCAGGTACAGGAGCAGGTGCACGGAGGAGAGGGCCAGGACCTTGTTCATGCGTTTGTCCGCAGGCGTTTTGCGGATCAGGAGCATCAGGTAGCCGCCGAAGAGGATGGCGGGAATCCACATCCACCACGTGTGGGACAGGTTCAGGTGAAGAGCCCGGCTGGAGGTGGGCAGCGTGATGTACGCCGCCAGAATGAAGGACTGGGCCATGGCGCGCGCCTTTCCCTCCCCCAGCCGGACGGCCAGCGTGCGCTTGCCCGTGGTGAGGTCCTCCTTCCTGTCGCGTATGTTGTTGACGGCGATCATGACGGCGCACAGGAGGCCGCATTGAATGCCTACCACGATGCCGGCGTTGTACACCGCCAGGGATTCCACCAGCGTGCCGGGAACCACCGGTGCCGTGCCGATCTGCACCAGGATGGTGCCCAGAACGGCCACTAGGCCGAAGAAGAGGATGACGAATATTTCCCCCAGACCCTTGTAAGCCAGCGGCCACGGGCCGCCCGTGTACCCGTAGGTGAAGTAGAGAGAGGGAATGCCGATGGCGATGATGGGCCACCCGCGCAGTTCAATGAGGGGAAGGGCCAGCAGGCAGGCCCCTAGCAGGAAGGCGGCGCCTGTGAGCATGACCGTTCCGTAGGAGAGCGCCCCGCTGGCCGTCATGCGCACGGGGCCGGTGCGCTTGTCCGTGTCCGCGTGCTTGGCGTTGTCAATGGCGTCATTGAAAAAGTTGCAGGCAATCTGGAGGCACAGGCACGCGGCAAAGGTCAGGAGGGCCAGGCGCAGGTCCCAGTTACCCGTCAGTTTCTGCACCACCATGCAGCCTGCCCACACCGGAATCAGGGAGGCGGTGAGCGTCTTGGGGCGTGCCGCCAGAAAGGCGGAAGTAATGATGTTCATGAGAGAGTGGAAGAAGAGGCGCGGGTATCAGCGGAGAATGGGGCCGAGATGGCGGAGGGTTTCCTTGATGAGGGAGACGTGCCACTGGCCCGGAGCCGTTTCCCGGTCTCCCAGGTAGCCGTATACCAGGCGGCTGCCAAGCTGGGAGTACAGCAGGCGGGAGACGGGCCCCATGGGTCCCATGCCCATCACGGCAATAGGTCCCTTTGGCTTGGTGAAGAGCTGCACGCCTGTCTGGATGTCCGAGGCAAGGCACGGGGTGAACGCAAATTTGACGATGTCCGCCTTATGGGCGCGCGCCCTTTTTTCCAGTTCCCGCAGGTAGTCCACGCCGGGCGTGATCTGGAAGTCATGAGTGGAGCCGATGATAAGCACGTCCCGCTCCCCGGCTTCCATAATCAGTTCCCTGGCGTGGCGCATGGCCTTGATTTCAATGTCAATGGCGGTAGCGTACGGCAGGTACGCCCGCAGCAGGGAGAAGCGTTCTTCCTCCGGAATGCGGCGCAGCCCCCCTTCCTCATGGCAGCGTACGGTGACCAGCAGGGGCATTTCCGGCCTGAACTTCATGACCTCCTCAGGCGCGAGTTCCGGAGGAAGGGCGTCCACACGCAGTTCCACACAGTCGCACTGGTCCGTTAAATCTTTTCCTTTCAGCGTTTTCCACAGCTCCCAGGAGGTGACGGACGCAACGATTTTCGGCGGATAGGTTTGATGTTCACGTAAAATCTGCTGCATACATCCTACTATCCCAGCTAAGGAAGGAAGGTCAATCTTCTATTGATGACATTACCCCATTTTGGCGCACGGAAAATGTCAGCTTTTCCATGGAGGCGCAACGCTACGCCACCGGAGCGGGAACATGGGCCGGCTCCGGGTGCAAAAGCGCTGGGCGGCATGCGTAAATGCGTGCCCGTTCAGGGGGAAACCATCTGAAGGAGGATATGGGGGAGGGGGCGCAGGGAAGGTTTTTCCCGGTCCGGAAAATCTCCGGGAACGGCGTAGCGGACCGGTTTTCCCGCCAGCCAGTCCAGGGCGCGGAACAACAGGGTCTGGAAGGCGGCGCATTGAATCCCCTTCAGATTGGCGTCTCCCGGCCAGACGTGGCCCAGCGTGGAGGTGTACACGCGCCCTTTTCCGTATTGGACCGTCCATTCCACCGGGAAATTGAGGCCCGTCAGCGGATCGCGCGCATAGGAAAGCACCTGGACTTGTTCCGCCGGGCCGCGTACGTAGCGGTACACTTCAATGTCCGTCGTTCTCCAGCGGCGCGGCAGTTCCGCATGGATGGGATGTTCTCCCAGGCGCGTGACCAGCGCATCCACGCGGTCGCCGTGGGACGTGGGGCCCCCCTCGCCAGGTGGAAGGCGCAGGATGGTTTCGTCATCCGTAATGACCAGGGAGGTGCCGTAATCCCGCGGCCTCCATCCCAGCCCGATCATGCGGTTGTATTCCGGCCACCGGGGAAAGGCGTTGTTGGCGGAGTGAAAGGCCAGCATGCCGCCTCCGTCCGTGAGGTAATGCTCCAGGGCTTTTTTCGCCCCGGCGCCCCATTCGGGACCGTTCGTTCCGCCATTGGTATTCTGGATGACCACGTCGTAGCTTTTGAAATCCGGCTTCCATGCCTCCCGCTCCGCCTCCGGAGCCCGGGCCGGGAAGGTGCTCACGTCCACGGAATAACTGCCCTCCTTCTCCAGCAGCATCCGGAGGCAGGCGGTCGTGCGCTGCCAGTCGTGGTTGGAAAAGCCGTCCACGATCAGAACGCGTGTTTTCTCTCCGCGTGCCGTGGCGCATGCCGCCAGCAGGAACATGCAGAGTACCAGATGAAAGCGCTTCCAGTTCATCCGGGCAATGTATCCGGTATGCCGGGAAAGTCAAATTTACGTTTTGGGAGCGTGCGCGCGTACCGGCGGAAAAACGAAAGCCCCGGACCGCAGGGCGGGTCCGGGGCGCCTCCCTTCATGAAAGAGGGGAGGGGTTCAAGGTTAACGTGGTCCGGAATTAACTAACCCCTTCGTCACACAGGATTTTGACAAAGCCTTCTTCCTGGAGGCGGGTGGCTCCGCAGGCGAATTTGGCGCGGATCTGGAGGGCTTCCTCCATGTCGTCACGCACGGAAAGCTTCACCTTGAAGTCATTCCAGATGCCGAACTGCGCCTTGCTCTTCACCCAGGCCAGGCAGGAACGGGTGCCGTTGTCCGCCTTGGGCAGCCGCTGGGTGCGGATGAACTTGAAGCCCATGAAGGTAT
This DNA window, taken from Akkermansia muciniphila, encodes the following:
- a CDS encoding ThuA domain-containing protein, which encodes MNWKRFHLVLCMFLLAACATARGEKTRVLIVDGFSNHDWQRTTACLRMLLEKEGSYSVDVSTFPARAPEAEREAWKPDFKSYDVVIQNTNGGTNGPEWGAGAKKALEHYLTDGGGMLAFHSANNAFPRWPEYNRMIGLGWRPRDYGTSLVITDDETILRLPPGEGGPTSHGDRVDALVTRLGEHPIHAELPRRWRTTDIEVYRYVRGPAEQVQVLSYARDPLTGLNFPVEWTVQYGKGRVYTSTLGHVWPGDANLKGIQCAAFQTLLFRALDWLAGKPVRYAVPGDFPDREKPSLRPLPHILLQMVSP